A genomic region of Gemmata massiliana contains the following coding sequences:
- a CDS encoding DUF6428 family protein — protein sequence MNVAEFRAVLLADPGAALHLMLPDGDFVPAHFHVTEVGRVQKDFMDCGGTRRSVVSCLLQVWVANDTAHRLTAGKLASILNLAAPLLGSDDLVVEVEYERDAVSQFPIAFAEMTPAGVLFHLGRKHTDCLAPDKCGVSGCAPASNGAKSGCC from the coding sequence ATGAACGTGGCTGAATTTCGAGCTGTCTTGCTGGCTGATCCGGGTGCTGCTTTACACCTGATGCTCCCGGACGGTGACTTCGTGCCCGCGCACTTTCACGTCACCGAGGTCGGGCGCGTACAGAAGGACTTCATGGATTGTGGAGGGACGAGGCGCTCTGTTGTTTCGTGTTTGCTTCAGGTGTGGGTCGCGAACGACACCGCGCACCGTTTAACTGCCGGGAAACTCGCGAGCATCTTGAACCTCGCGGCCCCGTTGCTCGGTTCGGACGATCTGGTGGTCGAAGTGGAATACGAACGCGATGCCGTTTCGCAGTTCCCGATCGCGTTCGCAGAGATGACGCCCGCGGGTGTGTTGTTCCACCTCGGGCGCAAGCACACCGATTGCCTCGCACCAGACAAGTGCGGCGTCAGTGGGTGCGCACCCGCATCGAACGGGGCGAAATCCGGTTGCTGCTAA
- a CDS encoding SDR family NAD(P)-dependent oxidoreductase has translation MSTFRKVALVTGSATGVGRACAVRFAKLGYAVVVNYSKSEAEAHETLKLVEAEGVPALLCKATVADAGAVNEMIAATEATFDRLDVLVNNAGTTHFVPHTDLDALTDQVWDDIFKVNVMGTFYCTRAAMPLLKASGGNVVNVTSVAGLTGLGSSIPYCASKAALNCMTQSLARAFGPEVRVNAVAPGPILTRWLEGREAHIAKFLEQAPLGRAASPDDIADAVIYLATGTTLTTGQVLVVDGGRTM, from the coding sequence ATGTCCACGTTTCGCAAAGTCGCACTCGTAACGGGTAGCGCCACCGGTGTCGGGCGCGCGTGTGCCGTCCGGTTCGCCAAGCTCGGGTACGCGGTCGTGGTGAATTACTCCAAGTCCGAAGCCGAGGCTCACGAAACACTCAAACTCGTTGAGGCCGAAGGGGTACCGGCGCTGTTGTGCAAGGCGACGGTCGCGGACGCGGGTGCGGTGAACGAAATGATCGCCGCGACGGAAGCGACATTCGACCGACTCGACGTGCTCGTGAACAACGCGGGCACTACACACTTCGTCCCGCACACCGATCTCGACGCGCTCACCGATCAGGTCTGGGACGACATCTTCAAAGTGAACGTGATGGGAACGTTCTACTGCACGCGGGCCGCGATGCCGCTCCTGAAGGCGAGTGGAGGGAACGTGGTCAATGTGACGAGCGTCGCGGGGTTGACGGGGCTGGGAAGCTCGATCCCGTACTGCGCGAGCAAAGCCGCACTGAACTGCATGACGCAGTCGCTCGCTCGCGCCTTCGGGCCGGAAGTGCGGGTGAACGCGGTCGCCCCGGGACCGATCCTCACGCGCTGGCTCGAAGGGCGCGAGGCCCACATCGCAAAGTTCCTGGAACAAGCCCCGCTCGGGCGCGCCGCCAGTCCCGACGACATTGCCGACGCAGTGATCTATCTCGCCACTGGCACCACACTGACGACCGGGCAGGTTTTGGTCGTCGATGGCGGCCGAACGATGTAA
- a CDS encoding patatin-like phospholipase family protein, with protein sequence MVRTFTRPVPALGLALLMGAVVLGCAGPSAVGDRLTPGRLRSRGDRTPAELKASVGWLDLEAQEAGRSTIRTEDLLAFAEKARATVKPPVPFPKKHILVITGGGSYGAYPAGVLVGWTATGTRPEFDVVTGISTGALLGAFAFLGASEDAELQRCYTTLRSSDIYRKNRLIPALLSESLADSSPLNRVIHQVATDARIAQFAAEHRKGRRFYVGTTDLDARRAVVWDMGAIAARDTPQSRELFRKVLLASASIPGFFPPVRIPVTVDGKRFVERHIDGGTTSSMFFAPPWVPHAEHEKLPAGWLHGSEVYVLVAGKMYPDPTPVKPRTFAIASNAISTIVYDQTRSDLHKLFLLTTMTGMNYNVSVIPERVQSPLSSTDFDPHEMKRLFDEGMQWAQSGVKWRITPPGYEPGEGAKYRSGTVLTDTGRAATGTLGPPSSPIPMAVPEK encoded by the coding sequence ATGGTCCGCACGTTCACGCGACCGGTGCCGGCTCTCGGGCTGGCGCTGCTCATGGGCGCTGTCGTGCTCGGGTGCGCAGGCCCGAGTGCCGTCGGCGATCGCCTCACGCCCGGGCGCTTGCGCTCGCGGGGTGATCGTACACCGGCCGAACTCAAAGCGTCCGTCGGGTGGCTCGATTTAGAGGCCCAGGAAGCCGGTCGCAGCACCATTCGCACGGAAGATTTGCTCGCGTTCGCGGAGAAGGCTCGCGCCACGGTCAAACCACCCGTCCCGTTCCCCAAAAAGCACATTTTGGTTATCACAGGCGGCGGCTCCTACGGGGCGTACCCCGCGGGTGTTCTCGTCGGGTGGACCGCAACCGGTACGCGCCCCGAATTCGATGTGGTGACCGGTATTAGCACCGGCGCACTACTTGGTGCGTTCGCGTTCCTGGGGGCATCCGAAGATGCAGAATTGCAGCGGTGCTATACCACGCTCCGCAGTTCGGACATCTACCGCAAGAATCGACTCATCCCCGCGCTGTTGTCAGAGTCGCTCGCGGACAGTTCGCCGCTGAACCGAGTGATTCATCAAGTCGCCACGGATGCACGCATCGCTCAATTCGCGGCCGAGCACCGCAAGGGACGCCGGTTCTACGTCGGCACTACCGATCTCGACGCACGCCGGGCGGTCGTGTGGGACATGGGCGCGATCGCGGCACGCGACACGCCACAGAGCCGCGAGCTGTTCCGCAAGGTACTCCTCGCGTCCGCGTCGATCCCGGGCTTCTTCCCGCCCGTGCGCATTCCGGTCACGGTGGACGGCAAGCGGTTCGTCGAGCGCCACATCGACGGCGGTACCACGTCGTCCATGTTCTTTGCCCCGCCGTGGGTGCCGCACGCCGAGCACGAAAAACTGCCGGCGGGTTGGCTCCACGGGTCCGAGGTGTACGTCCTCGTTGCGGGGAAAATGTACCCGGACCCGACGCCGGTAAAACCGCGCACGTTCGCCATCGCGAGCAACGCGATCTCCACCATCGTTTACGACCAGACGCGCAGCGACCTGCACAAGCTCTTCCTGCTCACGACGATGACCGGGATGAACTACAACGTGTCGGTCATTCCGGAGCGGGTGCAGTCGCCGCTATCCAGCACCGATTTCGATCCACACGAGATGAAGCGCTTGTTCGATGAAGGCATGCAGTGGGCGCAGTCTGGTGTGAAGTGGCGAATCACGCCGCCCGGGTACGAACCGGGCGAGGGCGCGAAGTACCGATCCGGAACCGTGCTCACCGACACCGGTCGCGCGGCCACCGGAACGCTCGGCCCACCGAGTAGCCCGATCCCGATGGCCGTACCCGAGAAGTGA
- a CDS encoding hotdog family protein encodes MRFHLIDRIDRWEPGKTLAATKYLALGEEYLADHFPQFPVMPGVLMLQACVEAATWLWRATTDFKHPVIVLRELKPVKYGTFMLPGRRMDVTADLTKFDAAANTATFKCKGINDAGESTVNATFILHGYTLADRGPAGAATDARLIEHWKSRWALLTGELRKK; translated from the coding sequence ATGCGGTTCCACCTGATCGATCGAATCGACCGCTGGGAACCGGGCAAGACGCTGGCGGCCACCAAATACCTCGCGCTGGGGGAAGAGTACCTGGCCGACCACTTCCCGCAATTCCCGGTCATGCCCGGCGTTCTCATGCTCCAGGCGTGCGTGGAAGCTGCGACGTGGTTGTGGCGAGCGACGACCGACTTCAAACACCCGGTCATTGTGCTCCGGGAATTGAAGCCCGTGAAATACGGGACGTTCATGCTCCCCGGACGCCGGATGGACGTGACCGCCGACCTGACGAAGTTTGACGCGGCGGCCAACACCGCGACGTTTAAGTGCAAAGGAATCAATGACGCCGGCGAATCGACCGTTAACGCGACCTTTATCCTCCACGGATACACGCTTGCGGATCGCGGACCGGCGGGAGCGGCGACGGACGCCCGGCTAATCGAACACTGGAAGAGCCGCTGGGCACTGTTAACCGGCGAGTTACGGAAGAAATAG
- a CDS encoding 3-oxoacyl-ACP reductase family protein, whose product MILKDQVALVTGGSRGIGRGIVLALAREGAKVSFVYRGNAEAAQQLVQEVAAIGGTAKAVQADVADPAAGEAVVGGILAEHGRIDILVNNAGVIRDKLFLKMEAEDWNTVIGTNLTGTFAFCKAVAQPMAFKQRSGRIINVSSIAAEHVNKGQANYAASKGAINSFTRVLAAELAARNVLVNAVAPGFIATDMSQAVRNMAGEDNLKKLIPVRRLGTPDDIANVILFLCGPGAAYITGQVITVDGGLSLGAVSG is encoded by the coding sequence ATGATTTTGAAGGATCAAGTTGCACTGGTGACGGGCGGTAGCCGGGGAATCGGGCGCGGAATCGTGCTCGCCCTGGCCCGCGAAGGCGCCAAAGTGTCCTTTGTCTACCGCGGTAACGCGGAAGCGGCCCAGCAACTCGTTCAGGAAGTGGCGGCGATCGGCGGAACCGCGAAGGCGGTGCAAGCGGACGTGGCCGATCCCGCTGCGGGCGAAGCCGTTGTCGGTGGGATTCTGGCGGAACACGGCCGAATCGATATCCTGGTCAATAACGCTGGTGTCATCCGCGACAAGCTGTTCCTCAAGATGGAAGCCGAAGACTGGAACACAGTCATCGGAACCAACTTGACCGGAACGTTCGCGTTCTGCAAGGCGGTGGCCCAACCGATGGCGTTCAAGCAACGGTCCGGGCGCATCATCAACGTGTCGAGCATCGCCGCCGAACACGTGAACAAGGGCCAGGCGAACTACGCGGCGAGCAAGGGCGCGATCAACAGTTTCACGCGAGTTCTCGCGGCGGAACTGGCTGCTCGGAATGTACTTGTGAACGCCGTTGCCCCCGGCTTCATTGCGACCGATATGAGCCAGGCCGTGCGGAACATGGCCGGTGAAGATAACCTGAAGAAGCTTATTCCGGTGCGGCGGCTCGGTACACCGGACGACATCGCCAACGTGATCCTCTTTCTCTGTGGTCCGGGCGCTGCGTACATCACCGGGCAGGTGATTACTGTGGACGGCGGCCTCAGCCTCGGGGCGGTGTCCGGCTGA
- a CDS encoding acyl carrier protein — translation MTREDIFGKVRTTLIDALSVDDDQVTPTARLKGDLGAESIDFLDIVFRLEKQFGVTIPREELFPESIFQGDAGFVSNGKVTPVGLVELEKQMPYADLTEFKKDPRLDKVEDLFTVDLIVRYLESKVAAKK, via the coding sequence ATGACGCGCGAAGATATTTTCGGAAAGGTCCGCACCACGCTCATCGACGCCCTCAGCGTCGACGACGACCAAGTGACGCCGACCGCACGACTCAAGGGCGACCTGGGCGCCGAGTCCATCGACTTCCTGGACATCGTGTTCCGACTGGAAAAGCAGTTCGGTGTCACGATCCCGCGGGAAGAACTCTTCCCCGAGTCCATTTTCCAGGGCGACGCCGGGTTCGTCTCCAACGGGAAAGTGACCCCGGTCGGGTTGGTTGAACTCGAAAAGCAGATGCCCTACGCCGACCTCACCGAATTCAAGAAAGATCCGCGACTCGATAAAGTCGAAGATCTGTTCACAGTCGACCTGATCGTGCGTTACCTGGAATCGAAGGTCGCCGCCAAGAAGTAA
- a CDS encoding 3-hydroxyacyl-ACP dehydratase FabZ family protein, which yields MRWTWIDRFVTFESGKSATAVKNLSLAEDHFADHFPGFPVMPAPLILEGLAQTGGILVGEARQYRENVVLAKITAKFHSEAMAGEQLTYTTTLLDLNDTGARVSATAHSGDSLIVEAEIMFAHANPAQLPPGLPDTKFVFNGELTHLLRMAAAVSKPPAPSA from the coding sequence ATGCGCTGGACGTGGATCGACCGGTTCGTGACGTTCGAGTCCGGCAAGTCGGCCACGGCGGTGAAGAACCTCAGCCTGGCCGAAGATCACTTCGCCGATCACTTTCCCGGCTTCCCGGTCATGCCGGCCCCTCTCATCCTGGAAGGTCTGGCCCAAACCGGCGGTATCCTCGTAGGCGAGGCCCGGCAGTACCGCGAAAATGTAGTGCTCGCGAAAATCACCGCGAAGTTCCACTCCGAAGCGATGGCCGGCGAACAGTTGACGTACACAACCACGCTGCTGGACCTGAACGATACGGGTGCGAGAGTGTCTGCCACGGCGCACAGCGGTGATAGTCTCATCGTTGAAGCCGAAATCATGTTCGCTCACGCGAACCCGGCGCAACTCCCACCCGGACTGCCCGATACCAAGTTCGTCTTTAACGGCGAGCTGACTCACTTGCTCCGTATGGCGGCAGCCGTGAGTAAACCTCCTGCCCCCAGCGCGTAG
- a CDS encoding beta-ketoacyl-[acyl-carrier-protein] synthase family protein: MVSNSRRTVLTGLGVLNPIGSTPEAFWDALVAGARGVRTVSLFDATELPCHIAGEIQGFSAKAMIDKGYRRSLNAMARTVELGVIGAQLGLQNAGIAKGTVPAHRIGIEFASLMGATDLNDMAAASKVSSPDGETIDHALWGSAGLPEITPLWMLKYLPNMPACHTTILYDIQGPSNTQIPGDTSGLVALFEAARILRRNTADVMVVGGSEARINPITLSRHNLFVQLSRQNDNPGHAVRPFDADRDGSVLGEGAAVFTLEELTHARNRNATILGELVGWAAGVDRGKKGPGLARVIRNALTAAGIQPQDVDHVNAHGTGTTIGDSFEARGIAEVFGRDVPVFAPLSRFGNLGAASGLMELACSVLALRHGLLPGTLNHEKPAADCPIAVHAGAPRPVTKPYAVKVSYTDLGQCAVAVVKKWE, from the coding sequence ATGGTAAGTAACTCTCGCCGCACCGTGCTGACCGGGTTGGGCGTCCTCAACCCGATCGGGTCCACGCCCGAAGCGTTCTGGGACGCCCTCGTTGCGGGCGCCCGCGGCGTCCGCACGGTTTCGCTCTTTGATGCGACCGAACTCCCTTGCCACATCGCGGGCGAGATCCAGGGATTCTCCGCGAAGGCGATGATCGACAAGGGCTACCGCCGATCGCTCAACGCGATGGCCCGGACGGTCGAACTCGGGGTCATCGGCGCACAGCTCGGACTTCAGAACGCCGGGATCGCAAAGGGTACTGTCCCCGCACACCGAATCGGGATCGAGTTCGCCTCGCTAATGGGCGCAACCGACCTGAACGACATGGCTGCGGCGAGCAAGGTATCGTCCCCGGACGGCGAGACGATCGACCACGCCCTTTGGGGTTCGGCCGGTCTACCCGAAATCACGCCGTTGTGGATGCTGAAGTACCTGCCGAACATGCCGGCGTGTCACACCACAATCCTGTACGACATCCAGGGTCCGAGTAACACGCAGATCCCGGGCGATACGTCGGGGTTGGTCGCACTGTTTGAAGCCGCCCGCATCCTCCGCCGCAACACTGCGGACGTGATGGTCGTGGGCGGGAGCGAAGCCCGCATCAACCCGATCACCCTCAGCCGGCACAACCTGTTCGTCCAATTGTCACGCCAAAACGACAATCCGGGACACGCGGTTCGCCCGTTCGACGCGGACCGCGACGGCAGTGTGTTGGGCGAGGGAGCGGCTGTCTTCACGCTCGAAGAACTGACCCACGCTCGCAACCGGAACGCAACCATCCTGGGTGAACTGGTGGGGTGGGCGGCCGGGGTCGATCGTGGCAAGAAGGGACCGGGTCTGGCGCGAGTCATCCGCAACGCACTGACTGCCGCCGGCATCCAACCGCAAGACGTGGACCACGTTAACGCACACGGCACCGGTACCACCATCGGGGACTCGTTCGAGGCACGTGGGATCGCCGAAGTGTTCGGACGGGACGTGCCGGTTTTTGCGCCGCTGAGCCGGTTCGGGAACCTCGGTGCGGCTTCCGGATTGATGGAACTGGCGTGTAGTGTGCTCGCTCTCCGGCACGGGCTGTTGCCCGGCACACTCAACCACGAGAAACCGGCCGCGGATTGTCCGATTGCGGTTCACGCGGGGGCACCGCGTCCCGTGACCAAGCCATACGCGGTGAAAGTGAGCTACACCGACCTCGGTCAGTGTGCCGTGGCCGTCGTGAAGAAGTGGGAATAA
- a CDS encoding beta-ketoacyl-[acyl-carrier-protein] synthase family protein, giving the protein MRRRVVITGMGVISPLGHSVGELFAAQVAGRTAVGPIAHFDARTFPTTFASEVKDFDLAKFIPDADKFRNCGVNTKYALAAGRQALVDAGLLEVKGDRSRMGVYLGSGEGQENFEALTTSTSKATPTGERTANLREAAALLLKRLNGPQEAEAEMYAPSGYLADTFGLDGPFASCQTACAASSQAIGEAAEMIRTNEADVMLAGGSHSMITPTGISGFNRLTALSQRNDSPKTASRPFDLTRDGFVIGEGAGLIVLEELEHAKARGANIVAELTGYGSTADAFRMTDPHPEGRGAIRCMAEALTDAGLNPTDIGYINAHGTSTQANDSAETAAIKSVFGDYAYKLPVSSSKSMLGHLIAAAGVVELIISMMALQKGVVPPTINLETPDPVCDLDYVPHQAREVRFKHVLSNSFGFGGQNIALIASAFRG; this is encoded by the coding sequence ATGCGTAGACGAGTGGTAATTACCGGGATGGGCGTTATCAGCCCGCTGGGTCACAGCGTGGGCGAGTTGTTCGCCGCCCAAGTTGCGGGCCGAACAGCGGTTGGGCCGATCGCGCACTTCGACGCCCGCACGTTCCCGACCACGTTCGCCTCCGAAGTGAAGGACTTCGACCTCGCGAAGTTTATTCCGGACGCAGACAAGTTCCGCAACTGCGGTGTGAACACCAAGTACGCGCTCGCGGCCGGCCGACAAGCACTTGTGGACGCCGGACTCCTCGAAGTGAAAGGCGATCGCTCACGGATGGGGGTGTACCTCGGCTCCGGTGAGGGTCAGGAAAACTTCGAGGCGCTCACGACCAGCACGTCGAAAGCCACGCCCACGGGCGAACGCACCGCGAACCTGCGTGAAGCCGCGGCCCTGTTACTCAAGCGACTCAACGGCCCGCAAGAAGCCGAAGCGGAGATGTACGCCCCGTCCGGCTACCTCGCCGACACGTTCGGCCTTGATGGACCGTTCGCGTCGTGCCAAACTGCGTGCGCAGCGAGTTCACAAGCCATCGGTGAAGCGGCGGAGATGATCCGCACGAACGAAGCGGACGTCATGCTTGCGGGCGGATCGCACAGCATGATTACGCCCACGGGTATCAGTGGCTTCAACCGGCTCACCGCACTGTCGCAGCGAAACGACAGCCCAAAAACAGCGAGCCGCCCGTTCGACCTCACGCGCGACGGCTTCGTGATCGGTGAAGGTGCGGGTCTGATCGTGCTCGAAGAACTGGAACACGCGAAGGCCCGCGGTGCCAATATCGTTGCGGAATTAACGGGTTACGGTTCGACGGCCGATGCGTTCCGTATGACCGACCCGCACCCGGAGGGCCGCGGAGCAATTCGGTGCATGGCCGAGGCGCTGACCGACGCCGGCCTGAACCCCACCGACATCGGCTACATCAACGCGCACGGCACCAGCACCCAGGCCAACGACTCGGCCGAAACCGCCGCGATTAAGTCAGTGTTCGGCGATTACGCTTATAAATTGCCGGTTTCGAGCAGCAAGAGCATGCTCGGCCACCTGATCGCTGCTGCGGGGGTCGTTGAGCTGATTATTTCGATGATGGCGCTCCAGAAGGGCGTGGTTCCGCCGACGATCAACCTCGAGACGCCCGACCCCGTTTGCGACCTGGATTACGTTCCGCACCAGGCCCGCGAGGTGCGATTTAAACACGTGCTGTCCAACAGTTTCGGTTTCGGTGGGCAGAACATTGCACTGATCGCTAGTGCGTTCCGGGGTTGA
- a CDS encoding alpha/beta hydrolase, protein MVFWLWTGIALLAFFPIAVGLFLAIAYLYVRWKYMGFLTRIFQEKPLFVVPRGEPDPRAEEVAIPAADGLALRGCYFRTSAPERRGVILFGLEFGSNRWACRQYCQALIEAGYDVFAVEPRNQGESERDPNYEPLQWVTDRDVSDMRSAVSYLRSRRDADPNGIGIFGISKGGSTGLLIAASDPWVKCVATDGMYGTHTTMVPYMQRWIQIYSGNRRIQKALPGWFYGMVGTVGVKRVARNRGVTYPSVEKAAAKLNRPLLMIHGAGDTYIKPEMATSLFARATGTKKLWLVPKAKHNQALHIAGDEYNRMIVEFFDRHLAEESRELVPVG, encoded by the coding sequence GTGGTTTTCTGGTTGTGGACCGGTATCGCGCTGCTCGCCTTCTTCCCCATTGCGGTGGGGTTGTTTTTGGCGATAGCGTACCTGTACGTCCGCTGGAAATACATGGGCTTCCTGACGCGAATCTTTCAGGAAAAGCCCCTGTTCGTCGTCCCCCGGGGCGAACCGGACCCGCGCGCCGAAGAAGTCGCGATTCCCGCGGCCGACGGGCTGGCCCTCCGCGGGTGCTACTTCCGCACCAGCGCCCCCGAGCGCCGCGGGGTGATCCTGTTCGGCCTGGAGTTCGGCTCGAACCGGTGGGCCTGCCGGCAGTATTGCCAGGCGCTCATCGAAGCGGGCTACGACGTGTTCGCGGTCGAACCGCGGAACCAGGGCGAGAGCGAGCGCGACCCGAACTACGAACCGCTCCAGTGGGTGACCGACCGGGACGTGTCCGACATGCGGTCGGCCGTTTCGTACCTGCGCTCGCGCCGGGACGCGGACCCGAACGGCATCGGCATCTTCGGCATCAGTAAGGGCGGGAGCACCGGCCTGTTGATCGCCGCGTCCGACCCGTGGGTGAAGTGCGTTGCGACCGACGGCATGTACGGTACGCACACCACGATGGTGCCGTACATGCAACGGTGGATTCAGATCTACAGCGGGAACCGTCGCATCCAGAAGGCGCTGCCCGGCTGGTTCTACGGCATGGTCGGCACCGTGGGTGTGAAGCGCGTGGCGCGCAACCGCGGGGTAACATACCCAAGCGTAGAAAAGGCCGCCGCCAAACTGAACCGGCCGCTCCTGATGATCCACGGCGCGGGCGACACGTACATCAAGCCCGAAATGGCCACATCTCTCTTCGCCCGGGCCACCGGAACGAAGAAGCTGTGGCTGGTGCCCAAGGCAAAGCACAACCAGGCCCTGCACATTGCTGGGGACGAGTACAACCGCATGATAGTCGAGTTCTTCGACCGCCACTTGGCCGAAGAGAGCCGAGAGTTGGTGCCGGTAGGGTAA
- a CDS encoding GH3 auxin-responsive promoter family protein translates to MSLKRFLLVRLGRLLTYPVRKQLRQFEIACETPEAVQNALLFDILRKQADTQFGRDHKFGAITSVAEYRNNVPVAPYEYVSPYIEKVQTGDTRALLADPRVLMFALTSGTTASRKLIPVTDSYLAAYRRGWNMWGVKMYRDNRGRRIAMRPIVQLGGDPEEFRTPSGIPCGNLSGYTAMVQRRLIKWMYTVPHVTGKIKDAKARYYVALRFSIGRNVSQLMAANPSTLVQLARALDAEKESLLRDLHDGTLRADLDISPEVRDYLTPRAKKNPVRADELSAIAGKLGRLYPMDVWPTDATVINTWTGGSMGPYLRQLPQYYGEPPVHDLGLLASEGRFTIPLSGGTASGVLDIWSHYFEFIPEGEIDSPRPTVLGAHELREGGSYFILPTTSYGLYRYHISDLVRVTGFQGKTPLVEFLGKGHRFANLTGEKLSEYHVTKAMDAVAQRINQPITAYSVSPVWDDKQPYYAIFLEEPDVANEPALKHFLAEFDKQLGVENMEYAAKRESGRLGSLRAMVIAAGTWAKWDRDRLSQTGGSPEQYKHPCLIGDLKFRETMAVLREVV, encoded by the coding sequence ATGTCTCTGAAACGGTTCCTGCTCGTTCGACTCGGTCGGCTGCTGACGTACCCGGTGCGGAAGCAGTTGCGTCAGTTTGAGATCGCGTGCGAAACGCCCGAAGCGGTTCAGAACGCGCTCCTCTTCGATATCCTCCGCAAGCAAGCCGACACGCAGTTCGGGCGCGACCACAAGTTCGGCGCGATTACGTCCGTCGCCGAGTACCGCAATAACGTTCCGGTCGCACCCTACGAGTATGTCAGCCCCTACATCGAGAAAGTCCAAACGGGCGACACGCGGGCACTGCTAGCCGACCCGCGCGTGCTGATGTTCGCGCTCACCAGCGGCACCACGGCCAGTCGCAAACTCATTCCCGTAACGGACTCCTACCTCGCAGCGTACCGGCGCGGCTGGAACATGTGGGGCGTGAAGATGTACCGCGACAACCGCGGTCGGCGGATCGCGATGCGCCCCATCGTGCAACTCGGCGGCGACCCAGAAGAGTTCCGCACGCCATCGGGCATCCCGTGCGGGAACCTCTCCGGCTACACCGCGATGGTGCAACGGCGGCTCATTAAGTGGATGTACACAGTCCCGCACGTGACCGGCAAAATCAAGGACGCGAAGGCGCGGTACTACGTCGCTCTGCGGTTCTCGATCGGCCGGAACGTGTCGCAGCTAATGGCCGCGAACCCGAGCACACTGGTTCAACTGGCCCGCGCGCTCGACGCGGAGAAAGAATCCCTCCTGCGCGATCTGCACGACGGCACGCTCCGCGCGGACCTCGACATCAGCCCGGAAGTTCGCGACTATCTCACCCCTCGCGCGAAGAAAAACCCAGTCCGCGCGGATGAATTGAGTGCGATCGCGGGGAAACTCGGGCGCCTGTACCCGATGGACGTGTGGCCCACAGACGCGACCGTCATCAACACGTGGACCGGCGGGAGCATGGGGCCGTACCTGCGGCAATTGCCGCAATACTACGGCGAACCTCCGGTTCACGATTTGGGATTACTCGCGAGCGAGGGGCGGTTCACGATCCCGCTTTCGGGCGGTACCGCGAGCGGCGTACTCGATATCTGGTCGCACTACTTCGAGTTCATCCCCGAGGGCGAAATCGATTCGCCCAGGCCCACGGTACTCGGCGCACACGAACTCCGAGAAGGCGGGAGCTACTTCATCCTGCCGACCACCTCATACGGGCTGTACCGCTACCACATTTCGGACCTCGTCCGCGTGACGGGCTTCCAGGGCAAAACGCCACTCGTCGAGTTTCTGGGTAAGGGGCACCGGTTCGCGAACCTGACCGGCGAGAAACTGAGCGAATACCACGTCACGAAGGCGATGGACGCGGTCGCACAGCGCATCAATCAGCCGATCACGGCGTACAGCGTTAGCCCCGTGTGGGACGACAAACAGCCCTATTACGCGATCTTCCTCGAAGAACCGGATGTCGCCAACGAACCGGCGCTGAAACACTTCCTCGCGGAGTTCGACAAACAACTCGGCGTCGAAAACATGGAATACGCCGCGAAGCGCGAGAGCGGGCGCCTCGGTTCGTTGCGTGCGATGGTGATCGCCGCTGGCACGTGGGCGAAATGGGACCGCGACCGGTTGTCGCAAACCGGCGGGTCGCCGGAGCAGTACAAGCACCCGTGTCTGATCGGTGACCTGAAATTCCGCGAAACAATGGCTGTGCTGCGCGAGGTCGTGTAG